A genomic segment from Pseudomonas sp. S09G 359 encodes:
- a CDS encoding OprD family porin, which translates to MRAPTLYSLLLASTCNSVMAAGFIEDSSLDVLSRNFYLDNKERSPASKPHKEEWAQGFIATFASGFTPGTLGVGVDAHAFVGLKLDGGRGHSGTGLLPVDSDGRSERDYSSAGGTLKLRLAKTTLSVGEMTVETPVFDTSDKRLQPEYASGLLLDSRDIDALHWQAGHFTAFKNQDASSGHGDFNGYGASTRSGAIDFLGGQFFEGQPVGGALYTSQLSDTWRQYYANLHWSPAGWLFDGNIYRSEDQGRAVAGAIANTAYSLAGKYSFAAQSVTLAYQKINGNTPFDFVGGDSIYLANSIKYADFNGPGEGSWQLRYDLNLATFGIPGMKFMTRYVTGRGIDGTHAPQGGAYNPLDADSGTYQPQQGQGGRHWERDIDLHYVVQSGPAKDLSVQLSHVSHRANNAQAGDDIDRVYVVVEYPIKL; encoded by the coding sequence ATGCGCGCTCCAACCTTGTACTCACTGCTGCTGGCCAGCACCTGCAACAGCGTGATGGCGGCGGGGTTTATCGAGGACTCAAGCCTCGATGTGCTCAGCCGCAATTTCTACCTCGACAACAAAGAGCGCTCGCCTGCGAGCAAACCGCACAAAGAGGAATGGGCCCAGGGCTTTATCGCCACGTTCGCCTCCGGGTTCACACCGGGCACGCTGGGCGTAGGGGTCGACGCCCATGCCTTTGTCGGCCTGAAACTCGACGGTGGCAGAGGCCATTCCGGCACCGGCCTGTTGCCCGTGGACAGCGACGGCCGCAGCGAGCGCGACTATTCCAGTGCAGGCGGCACACTCAAGCTGCGCCTGGCGAAAACCACCCTGTCGGTGGGCGAAATGACTGTCGAAACGCCGGTGTTCGACACCTCGGACAAACGCCTGCAACCCGAATACGCCAGCGGCCTGCTGCTGGACAGCCGAGACATCGACGCCCTGCATTGGCAGGCCGGCCACTTCACTGCCTTCAAGAACCAGGACGCGTCCAGCGGGCATGGCGACTTCAACGGTTATGGCGCGAGCACCCGCAGTGGCGCCATCGATTTTCTCGGTGGGCAGTTCTTCGAAGGCCAGCCGGTGGGTGGCGCACTGTACACCTCGCAATTGAGCGACACCTGGCGCCAGTACTACGCCAACCTGCATTGGTCGCCGGCCGGCTGGTTGTTCGACGGCAATATCTACCGTAGCGAGGATCAAGGCCGCGCGGTGGCTGGCGCCATCGCCAACACTGCCTACAGCCTGGCCGGCAAATACAGCTTCGCCGCACAGTCGGTGACCCTGGCCTATCAGAAGATCAACGGCAACACGCCTTTCGACTTTGTCGGCGGTGACTCCATCTACCTCGCCAACTCGATCAAATACGCCGATTTCAACGGACCCGGCGAAGGCTCCTGGCAGCTTCGCTATGACCTCAACCTGGCCACCTTCGGCATTCCCGGCATGAAGTTCATGACCCGCTACGTGACCGGCCGCGGCATCGACGGCACCCACGCGCCCCAGGGCGGCGCCTACAACCCACTGGATGCGGACAGCGGCACCTACCAGCCGCAGCAAGGCCAAGGCGGACGCCATTGGGAACGCGATATCGACCTGCATTACGTGGTGCAATCCGGCCCGGCCAAGGACCTGTCGGTGCAACTGTCCCATGTCAGCCATCGCGCCAACAACGCCCAGGCCGGCGACGATATCGACCGCGTGTACGTGGTGGTCGAATACCCGATCAAACTCTAG
- a CDS encoding hydrolase yields the protein MSIRELLNPANSTLILIDHQPQMAFGVQSIDRQTLKNNTVALAKAAKIFNVPTIFTSVETKSFSGYIWPELLSVFPDQQPIERTSMNSWEDKALVAAVKATGRKKLIMAALWTEVCLNFPALEALAEGYEVYIVTDASGGTTKEAHDMSIQRMIQAGAVPVTWQQVLLEYQRDWAHKDTYDEVMDLVRDHSGAYGMGVDYAYTMVHGAPQRQVK from the coding sequence ATGTCCATTCGCGAATTGCTCAACCCAGCCAACTCCACCCTGATCCTGATCGACCACCAGCCACAGATGGCCTTCGGTGTGCAGTCCATCGACCGCCAGACCCTGAAGAACAACACCGTGGCCCTGGCCAAGGCGGCCAAGATCTTCAACGTTCCGACGATCTTCACTTCGGTGGAAACCAAAAGCTTCAGCGGTTACATCTGGCCGGAACTGCTCAGCGTGTTCCCCGACCAACAACCGATCGAGCGCACCTCGATGAACTCCTGGGAAGACAAGGCGCTGGTCGCCGCGGTGAAGGCCACTGGCCGCAAGAAACTGATCATGGCCGCGCTGTGGACCGAGGTCTGCCTGAACTTCCCGGCCCTGGAAGCCCTGGCTGAAGGCTACGAGGTGTACATCGTCACCGACGCGTCCGGCGGCACCACCAAGGAAGCCCACGACATGTCGATCCAGCGCATGATCCAGGCCGGCGCGGTGCCGGTGACCTGGCAGCAAGTACTGCTCGAATACCAGCGCGACTGGGCCCACAAAGACACCTACGACGAAGTCATGGACCTGGTGCGCGACCACAGCGGCGCCTACGGCATGGGCGTGGATTACGCCTACACCATGGTGCACGGCGCGCCGCAGCGTCAGGTCAAGTAA
- a CDS encoding LysR family transcriptional regulator gives MDRIECMRAFVVTVGENGFAAAARAMDVPRSKVSKQIQALEEAIGVQLLQRTTRSLHLTEAGAEYFEAAREVIAALDEAEQRARDGVGELRGVLRVNAPMSFGLHRLGRLIPLFHEQHPNIELQLVLSDQQVDPVRGGFDVTIRIASLPDSTMIARQLAPAPRIMVASPAYLERAGTPQTPQDLRQHQCLNYGYLQSGVSLQLSNGKDTQRVNVTGPLHANNGDLLAQAAEAGMGIALLPDFIVENALAAGRLVPVLCEWQAPAISVNAVYSSARRVPQKTRAFIEFLLAQLAPPNARPGD, from the coding sequence ATGGACCGCATCGAGTGCATGCGTGCGTTCGTCGTCACCGTCGGCGAAAACGGCTTCGCCGCCGCGGCCCGCGCCATGGACGTGCCACGTTCAAAAGTGAGCAAGCAGATCCAGGCGCTGGAAGAAGCCATCGGCGTGCAATTGCTGCAACGCACCACCCGCAGCCTGCATTTGACCGAAGCCGGCGCGGAGTACTTCGAAGCGGCGCGGGAAGTGATCGCGGCGCTGGACGAAGCCGAGCAGCGCGCACGTGACGGGGTTGGCGAGTTACGCGGGGTACTGCGGGTGAATGCGCCGATGTCGTTCGGGCTGCACCGGCTGGGGCGGCTGATCCCGCTGTTTCATGAGCAACACCCGAACATCGAGTTGCAACTGGTGCTCAGCGACCAGCAGGTGGACCCGGTGCGCGGCGGTTTCGACGTGACCATCCGCATCGCCAGCCTGCCGGACTCCACCATGATTGCCCGCCAGCTGGCACCCGCGCCGCGCATCATGGTCGCGTCGCCGGCCTATCTGGAGCGTGCCGGCACCCCGCAAACGCCGCAGGATCTGCGCCAGCATCAATGCTTGAACTACGGCTACCTGCAAAGCGGCGTCAGCCTCCAACTGAGCAACGGCAAGGACACCCAGCGCGTCAACGTCACCGGCCCGTTGCACGCCAACAACGGCGACTTGCTGGCCCAGGCGGCCGAGGCCGGCATGGGCATTGCCTTGCTACCGGACTTTATCGTCGAAAACGCCCTGGCCGCCGGGCGCCTGGTGCCGGTGCTCTGCGAGTGGCAGGCCCCGGCGATCAGCGTGAATGCGGTCTACTCGTCGGCGCGGCGGGTGCCGCAGAAGACCCGGGCATTCATTGAGTTTTTGCTGGCGCAATTGGCGCCGCCGAACGCACGCCCAGGCGACTGA
- a CDS encoding carboxylate/amino acid/amine transporter, with amino-acid sequence MGYLLVVTLIQAFSFSLIGEYLAGHVDSYFAVLVRVVLAGLVFIPLTRWRSVEPGFMRGMLVIGALQFGVTYVCLYLSFRVLTVPEVLLFTILTPLHVTLIEDALNRRFNPWALIAALVAVAGAAVIRFDQITPHFLMGFLLLQLANFTYAAGQVMYKHLVARYPSDLPHYRRFGYFYLGALIVVLPAFLLFGKSNFLPDAPLQWGVLVFLGLVSTALGMYWWNKGACLVQGGTLAVMNNLHVPVGLLLNLLIWNQHEPLGRLALGGVVIVGAVWISRLGVRSAAPIAPAKTQ; translated from the coding sequence ATGGGCTATCTACTGGTTGTCACCCTGATTCAGGCATTTTCCTTCAGCTTGATCGGCGAATACCTCGCCGGTCATGTCGACAGCTACTTCGCCGTGCTGGTGCGCGTCGTGCTGGCTGGGCTGGTATTTATCCCGCTGACCCGCTGGCGCTCGGTGGAACCGGGCTTCATGCGCGGCATGCTGGTGATCGGCGCGTTGCAGTTTGGTGTGACCTACGTGTGCCTGTACCTGAGCTTTCGTGTGCTCACGGTGCCCGAAGTGCTGCTGTTCACCATCCTCACGCCGCTGCATGTCACCCTGATCGAAGACGCCCTCAACCGCCGCTTCAATCCTTGGGCGCTGATCGCCGCACTGGTGGCGGTGGCGGGCGCGGCGGTGATCCGCTTCGACCAGATTACCCCGCACTTCCTGATGGGCTTCCTGCTGCTGCAACTGGCCAACTTCACCTATGCCGCCGGGCAGGTAATGTACAAGCACCTGGTGGCGCGTTACCCGAGCGACCTGCCGCATTACCGGCGCTTCGGGTATTTCTACCTCGGCGCCTTGATCGTGGTGCTGCCGGCGTTCCTGTTGTTCGGCAAGAGCAACTTCCTGCCGGATGCACCGCTGCAATGGGGCGTGCTGGTGTTCCTCGGCTTGGTCAGCACCGCGCTGGGCATGTATTGGTGGAACAAGGGCGCCTGCCTGGTGCAGGGCGGCACGCTGGCGGTGATGAACAACCTGCATGTGCCGGTGGGGCTGTTGCTCAACCTGCTGATCTGGAACCAGCACGAACCGCTGGGCCGCTTGGCCCTCGGCGGGGTGGTGATTGTGGGGGCGGTGTGGATCAGTCGCCTGGGCGTGCGTTCGGCGGCGCCAATTGCGCCAGCAAAAACTCAATGA
- a CDS encoding FMN-dependent NADH-azoreductase, which yields MSNVLIIESSARQQDSISRQLTRQFISQWQTAHPADQITVRDVALNPVPHLDADLLGGWMKPADQRNGSEQASLDRSNELTDELLAADVLVLAAPMYNFAIPSTLKAWLDHVLRAGVTFKYTPTGPQGLLSGKRAIVLTARGGIHTGASSDHQEPYLRQVMGFIGIHDVTFIHAEGVNLSGDFQEKGINHAKALLAQVA from the coding sequence ATGTCCAATGTTCTGATCATCGAAAGCAGCGCCCGCCAACAGGATTCGATTTCCCGCCAACTGACCCGGCAGTTCATCAGCCAATGGCAAACGGCCCATCCGGCGGATCAGATCACCGTACGTGACGTGGCCCTCAACCCGGTGCCGCATCTGGACGCCGACCTGCTCGGCGGTTGGATGAAACCGGCAGATCAGCGCAATGGCAGCGAACAGGCTTCCCTCGACCGCTCCAACGAATTGACCGATGAACTGCTGGCCGCCGACGTGCTGGTACTGGCCGCGCCGATGTACAACTTCGCCATCCCCAGCACCCTCAAAGCCTGGCTGGACCACGTGTTGCGGGCCGGTGTGACCTTCAAGTACACGCCTACCGGCCCTCAGGGTTTGCTCAGCGGCAAGCGCGCCATTGTGTTGACCGCCCGTGGCGGCATCCACACCGGTGCCAGCTCCGATCACCAGGAACCGTACCTGCGCCAGGTGATGGGGTTTATCGGGATCCACGACGTCACCTTCATTCATGCCGAGGGCGTGAACCTGAGCGGTGACTTCCAGGAAAAGGGCATCAACCACGCCAAGGCCCTGCTGGCACAGGTGGCCTGA
- a CDS encoding 3-phosphoglycerate kinase: MRKFCCVVLALLPLSAFAYPIDVTKKIDGVSLDYTASDVDGDISSIQLNNYGTNDAVCSVIFTNGPESPRRRTVTVPAGKSTNTTVKFNRAIIKMRIALTCAPK, from the coding sequence ATGAGAAAATTCTGTTGTGTAGTGCTGGCGCTGCTGCCGCTGAGCGCGTTTGCCTACCCTATCGACGTGACTAAAAAGATCGACGGCGTAAGCCTGGACTACACCGCGTCCGACGTGGACGGCGACATCAGCTCGATCCAACTGAACAACTACGGCACCAATGACGCCGTGTGTTCGGTCATCTTCACCAACGGCCCGGAATCGCCACGCCGTCGCACGGTGACGGTACCGGCGGGTAAAAGCACCAACACCACGGTCAAGTTCAATCGCGCCATTATCAAGATGCGAATCGCCCTGACGTGCGCCCCAAAATAA
- a CDS encoding LysR family transcriptional regulator — MKAPRVTLDQWRTLQAVVDHGGFAQAAEALHRSQSSVSYTVARMQDQLGVPLLRIDGRKAVLTEAGEVLLRRSRQLVKNASQLEDLAHHMEQGWEAEVRLVVDAAYPNARLVRALTAFMPQSRGCRVRLREEVLSGVEELLMEGVADLAISGFSIPGYLGTEMSDVEFVAVAHPEHALHRMKRELSFQDLESQMQVVIRDSGRQQPRDVGWLGAEQRWTVGSLATAAAFVGSGLGFAWLPRHMIERELAEGVLKQLPLEQGGSRHPTFYLYSNKDKPLGPATQILVELLRTFDTAPLDAPFAAPQQA, encoded by the coding sequence TTGAAAGCGCCCCGCGTTACCCTCGATCAATGGCGCACGCTGCAAGCCGTGGTCGACCATGGCGGCTTCGCCCAGGCGGCCGAAGCACTGCACCGTTCGCAGTCTTCGGTGAGCTACACCGTGGCCCGCATGCAAGACCAGCTCGGCGTGCCGCTGCTGCGCATCGACGGGCGCAAGGCGGTCCTCACCGAGGCCGGTGAGGTGCTGCTGCGCCGCTCCCGGCAACTGGTCAAAAACGCCAGCCAGCTCGAAGACCTCGCCCACCATATGGAGCAGGGCTGGGAAGCCGAAGTGCGCCTGGTGGTGGATGCCGCCTACCCCAACGCGCGGCTGGTGCGCGCCCTCACCGCCTTTATGCCGCAAAGCCGTGGCTGCCGGGTGCGCCTGCGTGAAGAGGTGCTGTCCGGTGTCGAGGAGCTGTTGATGGAAGGCGTGGCCGACCTGGCCATCAGCGGCTTCAGCATCCCCGGCTACCTGGGCACGGAAATGAGCGACGTGGAATTCGTCGCCGTGGCCCACCCCGAACACGCCTTGCACCGCATGAAGCGTGAACTCAGCTTCCAGGACCTGGAAAGCCAGATGCAGGTGGTGATCCGTGACTCCGGCCGCCAGCAACCCCGCGACGTCGGCTGGCTCGGCGCCGAACAGCGCTGGACCGTCGGCAGCCTGGCCACCGCCGCCGCCTTTGTCGGCAGCGGCCTGGGCTTTGCCTGGCTGCCCCGGCACATGATCGAACGCGAACTCGCCGAAGGCGTGCTCAAGCAGCTACCCTTGGAACAGGGCGGCAGCCGCCACCCTACGTTCTACTTGTACTCGAACAAGGACAAACCCTTGGGGCCGGCGACGCAGATCCTCGTGGAGTTGCTGCGCACCTTTGACACCGCCCCTCTGGACGCGCCTTTCGCCGCCCCGCAGCAAGCCTGA
- a CDS encoding alpha/beta fold hydrolase: MAWFDHEGCSLHYEEYGQGTPLILIHGLGSSCQDWELQIPVLARHYRLVVVDVRGHGRSDKPRERYSIEGFTFDLVALIEHLDLPPAHVVGLSMGGMIAFQLAVSEPGRVKSLCIVNSAPEVKLRKPHEYWWWVQRWTLARVLSLATIGKALGDRLFPKPEQADLRRKMAERWAKNDKRAYLASFDAIVGWGVQERLSRITCPTLVISADHDYTPVAHKEIYVKLLPDARLVVIEDSRHATPLDQPEVFNTTLLDFLKTVETTTQDH, encoded by the coding sequence ATGGCCTGGTTCGACCATGAAGGATGCAGCCTGCACTACGAGGAATATGGCCAGGGCACCCCGCTGATCCTGATCCACGGCCTGGGCTCCAGCTGCCAGGATTGGGAGCTGCAGATCCCGGTACTGGCCAGGCACTACCGCCTGGTCGTGGTGGATGTACGCGGCCACGGGCGCTCCGATAAACCCCGCGAGCGCTACAGCATCGAGGGTTTCACCTTTGACCTGGTCGCCCTGATCGAACACCTGGACCTGCCTCCCGCCCATGTGGTGGGTTTGTCCATGGGCGGCATGATCGCCTTCCAGTTGGCGGTGAGCGAACCGGGCCGGGTCAAGAGCCTGTGCATCGTCAACAGCGCACCCGAGGTCAAGCTGCGTAAGCCCCATGAATACTGGTGGTGGGTGCAGCGTTGGACGCTGGCGCGCGTGCTCAGCCTGGCCACCATCGGCAAGGCCCTTGGCGACCGGCTGTTCCCCAAACCAGAACAGGCCGACCTGCGCCGCAAGATGGCCGAACGCTGGGCAAAAAACGACAAACGTGCTTATCTCGCCAGCTTCGATGCGATTGTGGGCTGGGGTGTGCAGGAACGACTTTCCCGAATTACCTGTCCAACCCTGGTCATCAGCGCCGACCACGACTACACCCCCGTGGCGCACAAAGAAATCTATGTAAAACTGCTGCCCGATGCGCGCTTGGTGGTGATCGAAGATTCCCGCCATGCCACGCCCTTGGATCAACCCGAAGTCTTTAACACCACACTGCTCGATTTTCTAAAGACAGTCGAAACCACTACCCAGGATCACTGA
- a CDS encoding peptidylprolyl isomerase: MLKKIAFFAGSFLFAANLMAATAAAPAKPAAPAKSSAPHVLISTTNGDIEIELDPVKAPISTKNFLAYVDKGFYTNTIFHRVIPGFMVQGGGFTAQMSQKPTEAPIKNEASNGLHNVRGTLSMARTSNPDSATSQFFINVADNAFLDPGRDAGYAVFAKVVKGMDVVDIIVNSQTTTKQGMQNVPIDPVLIKSAKRID; encoded by the coding sequence ATGCTGAAAAAAATCGCCTTCTTTGCCGGCTCCTTTCTGTTCGCTGCCAACCTGATGGCCGCCACCGCAGCCGCACCGGCCAAACCTGCTGCACCGGCCAAGTCCAGCGCGCCACACGTACTGATCAGCACCACCAACGGCGACATTGAAATCGAACTGGACCCGGTCAAGGCGCCGATCAGCACCAAGAACTTCCTGGCCTATGTCGACAAGGGCTTCTACACCAACACGATTTTCCACCGTGTGATCCCGGGCTTCATGGTCCAGGGCGGCGGGTTCACCGCGCAGATGTCGCAAAAGCCGACCGAAGCGCCGATCAAGAACGAAGCCAGCAACGGCCTGCACAACGTGCGTGGCACCTTGTCGATGGCACGCACCTCGAACCCGGATTCGGCCACCAGCCAGTTCTTCATCAACGTGGCTGACAACGCCTTCCTCGACCCGGGCCGCGATGCCGGTTACGCCGTATTCGCCAAAGTGGTCAAGGGCATGGATGTGGTCGACATCATCGTCAACTCGCAGACCACCACCAAGCAAGGCATGCAGAACGTGCCTATCGATCCTGTCCTGATCAAGTCGGCCAAGCGCATCGACTGA
- a CDS encoding ABC transporter ATP-binding protein: protein MLYRRFEQLIDIFRDAPSVAPPDKVLPFYLYYLRQVWPCFAALLVVGLIGALIEVALFSYLSRIIDLAQGTPPANFFQIHSTELIWMAVVALLLRPIFGALHDLLVHQTISPGMTSLIRWQNHSYVLKQSLNFFQNDFAGRIAQRIMQTGNSLRDSAVAAVDAIWHVAIYAISSLVLFAEADWRLMIPLVTWIIAYSLALRYFVPRVKERSVISSEARSKLMGRIVDGYTNITTLKLFAHTHYEQEYAKEAIIEQTEKTQLASRVVTSMDIVITTMNGLLIVTTTALALWLWTQSLISVGAIALATGLVIRIVNMSGWIMWVVNGIFENIGQVQDGLKTIAQPLAVIDRENAPRLSVPEGEVRFEQVDFHYGKKSGIIGGLNLEIKAGEKIGLIGPSGAGKSTLVNLLLRLYDLQGGRILIDGQNIAEVAQESLREQIGMITQDTSLLHRSIRDNLLYGKPDATDEELWAAVHKARADEFIPLLSDAEGRTGLDAHVGERGVKLSGGQRQRIAIARVLLKDAPILIMDEATSALDSEVEAAIQESLETLMQGKTVIAIAHRLSTIARMDRLVVLEKGQIAESGSHAELLAHKGLYARLWQHQTGGFVGID from the coding sequence ATGCTCTATCGTCGTTTTGAACAACTGATCGATATTTTCCGCGACGCCCCCAGCGTGGCCCCTCCCGACAAAGTCCTGCCCTTCTACCTCTACTACCTGCGCCAGGTGTGGCCGTGTTTTGCCGCGCTGTTGGTGGTGGGCCTGATCGGTGCGTTGATCGAAGTGGCGCTGTTCAGCTACCTGAGCCGCATCATCGACCTGGCCCAGGGCACGCCGCCCGCCAATTTCTTCCAGATCCACAGCACCGAGCTGATCTGGATGGCCGTGGTCGCCCTGCTGCTGCGCCCGATCTTCGGCGCCCTGCACGACCTGCTGGTGCACCAGACCATCAGCCCCGGCATGACCAGCCTGATCCGCTGGCAGAACCACAGCTACGTGCTCAAGCAGAGCCTGAACTTCTTCCAGAATGACTTCGCCGGGCGTATTGCCCAGCGCATCATGCAAACCGGCAACTCCCTGCGCGATTCCGCCGTGGCGGCGGTGGACGCGATCTGGCACGTGGCGATCTACGCCATCAGTTCGCTGGTGCTGTTTGCCGAGGCCGACTGGCGCCTGATGATCCCACTGGTGACCTGGATCATCGCCTACAGCCTGGCCCTGCGTTACTTCGTGCCACGGGTGAAGGAGCGCTCGGTGATTTCCTCCGAAGCGCGCTCCAAATTGATGGGCCGCATCGTCGACGGCTACACCAATATCACCACCTTGAAGCTATTCGCCCACACCCATTACGAGCAGGAATACGCCAAGGAAGCGATCATCGAACAAACCGAAAAAACCCAGCTGGCCAGCCGCGTGGTCACCAGCATGGACATCGTGATCACCACCATGAACGGCCTGCTGATCGTCACCACCACCGCCCTGGCGCTGTGGTTGTGGACGCAGTCGCTGATCTCCGTGGGCGCCATCGCCCTGGCCACAGGCTTGGTGATTCGTATCGTCAACATGTCCGGCTGGATCATGTGGGTGGTCAACGGCATTTTCGAAAACATCGGCCAAGTTCAGGACGGCCTGAAAACCATCGCCCAACCGCTGGCGGTGATCGACCGCGAGAATGCCCCGCGCCTGAGCGTGCCCGAGGGCGAGGTACGTTTTGAACAGGTGGATTTCCACTACGGCAAAAAGAGCGGGATCATTGGCGGCCTGAACCTGGAGATCAAGGCCGGTGAAAAAATCGGCCTGATCGGCCCGTCCGGCGCGGGCAAGTCGACCCTGGTCAACCTGCTGCTGCGCCTGTACGACCTGCAAGGCGGGCGCATCCTGATCGACGGCCAGAACATCGCCGAGGTGGCCCAGGAGTCCTTGCGCGAACAGATCGGCATGATCACCCAGGACACCTCCCTGCTGCACCGCTCGATCCGCGACAACCTGCTGTACGGCAAGCCCGACGCCACCGACGAAGAGCTTTGGGCCGCCGTGCACAAGGCTCGCGCCGATGAGTTCATCCCACTGCTGTCGGACGCCGAAGGCCGCACCGGGCTGGATGCCCATGTGGGTGAGCGCGGCGTGAAACTCTCCGGCGGGCAGCGTCAGCGGATCGCCATCGCACGCGTACTGCTCAAGGACGCGCCGATTCTGATCATGGACGAAGCCACCTCAGCGCTGGACTCAGAAGTGGAAGCGGCGATCCAGGAAAGCCTGGAAACCCTGATGCAAGGCAAGACGGTGATAGCCATCGCGCACCGGCTGTCGACCATTGCGCGGATGGACCGCCTGGTGGTGCTGGAAAAAGGCCAGATCGCCGAGAGCGGCAGCCATGCCGAGTTGCTGGCGCACAAGGGGTTGTACGCGCGGTTGTGGCAGCATCAAACCGGCGGGTTTGTCGGCATCGACTGA
- a CDS encoding GNAT family N-acetyltransferase, translated as MPLQRLDSLSEISPQVWDALVPQAQPFVRHAFLSALEDSASLGPHSGWQPEHLLHWEGDRLVAALPSYRKWHSYGEYVFDHGWADACERAGIDYFPKLLTAVPFSPVSGPRLLARSTEDGYELLKSLPGYLEIEGLSSAHINFTDGLADAALAQQPGWLQRLGCQFHWQNRGYRDFQDFLDALSSRKRKQMRKEREQVAGQGIEFEWLQGHELSEAQWDFVYACYANTYAVRRQTPYLTRAFFSLLAERMPEAIRVVLAKQGSRPVAMAFSLMGGDSFYGRYWGCLAEFDRLHFETCFYQGMDYAIAHGLQRFDAGAQGEHKLIRGFEPVITHSWHFLRHPGLKNAVEDFLERERVGIMAYAEEARAALPYRQG; from the coding sequence ATGCCGTTGCAACGCCTGGACAGCCTGTCCGAAATCTCCCCGCAGGTCTGGGATGCGCTGGTGCCACAGGCTCAGCCTTTTGTGCGGCACGCCTTCCTCAGTGCACTGGAAGACAGCGCCAGCCTGGGCCCGCATTCGGGTTGGCAGCCGGAGCATCTGTTGCACTGGGAGGGCGATCGACTGGTAGCGGCCTTGCCCAGCTATCGCAAGTGGCATTCCTATGGCGAGTACGTGTTCGATCACGGCTGGGCCGATGCTTGCGAGCGGGCCGGCATTGATTACTTCCCCAAGCTGCTGACGGCGGTGCCGTTCAGCCCGGTCAGCGGGCCGCGCTTGCTGGCGCGCAGTACCGAGGACGGTTACGAGCTGCTCAAAAGCCTGCCGGGCTACCTGGAAATCGAAGGCCTCTCCAGTGCCCACATCAACTTCACCGACGGGCTCGCCGATGCGGCCCTGGCTCAGCAGCCGGGCTGGCTACAGCGCCTGGGCTGTCAATTTCACTGGCAGAACCGGGGTTATCGCGACTTCCAGGATTTCCTCGACGCCCTCAGTTCACGCAAGCGCAAACAGATGCGCAAGGAGCGCGAACAAGTGGCGGGGCAGGGCATCGAGTTCGAGTGGTTGCAAGGCCATGAACTGAGCGAGGCGCAGTGGGATTTTGTCTACGCTTGCTACGCCAATACTTACGCAGTACGCCGGCAAACGCCCTACCTGACCCGCGCGTTTTTCAGCCTGCTGGCCGAACGCATGCCTGAAGCCATTCGCGTGGTGCTGGCCAAGCAGGGTTCACGGCCGGTGGCCATGGCCTTCAGCCTGATGGGTGGCGACAGCTTCTACGGCCGCTATTGGGGCTGCCTGGCGGAGTTCGACCGCCTGCATTTCGAAACCTGTTTCTACCAGGGCATGGACTACGCCATCGCCCACGGCCTGCAACGCTTCGACGCCGGCGCCCAAGGCGAGCACAAGCTGATTCGCGGGTTTGAACCGGTGATTACCCACTCATGGCATTTCCTGCGTCATCCTGGATTGAAGAATGCCGTGGAGGATTTCCTCGAGCGCGAGCGGGTAGGAATAATGGCCTATGCCGAAGAGGCGAGGGCAGCCCTGCCTTATCGACAGGGCTGA